The following proteins are co-located in the Micromonospora coriariae genome:
- a CDS encoding MmgE/PrpD family protein — translation MTSTVEAVARLGTWAAGLRWSDVPDTVRDRLGLVLLDSLGVTVVGARQAEQRALVAAWRPGPGPAPLVGAGATTTVEAAAWLNANAMARLELDEGHKYAKGHPAAHALPAVLALAADLGASGPETMSALLAAYEVAARFGRATTLRTGAHPHGSWGVAGAAAGCARLLGLPGEGVAAAIDAGAGLPVAGHFASALDGNPVRDAWLGAANVSGLAAARMAAAGVARNTGTPSLSLGDVLGRFEPAPLTDGLGTRWDVQLGYFKRHASCSFTHPAADAALLMRADGLTLDAIEGVLVETHSLAGGLGRTSWDSRLAALFSTPFVVAAALVHGTVDPAVSADDQRDDPRVRALAAKVVLRVAPDLDARLPDERAARVTVRTLGGPPKVIEVPNPVGDAAYHPMTEGDVLALLGRLLDPDAVRAVHEVAAGLAGTTDVGPDLRRLAEI, via the coding sequence ATGACGTCCACTGTGGAAGCGGTGGCCCGGCTCGGCACCTGGGCCGCCGGGCTCCGCTGGTCCGACGTCCCGGACACCGTCCGCGACCGGCTCGGGCTGGTGCTGCTCGACTCGCTCGGCGTGACCGTGGTCGGCGCTCGGCAGGCCGAGCAGCGGGCCCTGGTCGCCGCATGGCGTCCCGGGCCCGGTCCCGCGCCGCTGGTCGGGGCCGGTGCGACCACGACCGTCGAGGCGGCAGCCTGGCTGAACGCGAACGCGATGGCGCGGCTCGAGCTCGACGAGGGCCACAAGTACGCGAAGGGGCATCCGGCGGCGCACGCGCTGCCCGCGGTGCTGGCGCTCGCCGCCGACCTCGGCGCCTCCGGTCCAGAGACGATGTCGGCGCTGCTGGCGGCCTACGAGGTGGCAGCGCGTTTCGGCCGGGCCACCACCCTTCGGACCGGCGCGCATCCACACGGCAGCTGGGGCGTCGCGGGCGCGGCGGCCGGCTGTGCGCGGTTGCTCGGCCTGCCCGGTGAGGGCGTCGCCGCAGCGATCGACGCGGGCGCCGGCCTGCCGGTGGCCGGGCACTTCGCCAGCGCGCTGGACGGCAACCCAGTCCGCGACGCCTGGCTGGGAGCCGCCAACGTGTCCGGGTTGGCGGCGGCGCGGATGGCCGCGGCCGGCGTCGCCCGCAACACCGGTACGCCCTCGTTGTCGCTCGGCGACGTGCTCGGCCGGTTCGAGCCCGCGCCGCTCACCGACGGGCTCGGCACCCGGTGGGACGTACAGCTCGGCTATTTCAAGCGGCACGCGTCCTGCTCGTTCACCCACCCGGCGGCCGACGCGGCCCTGCTGATGCGGGCCGACGGGCTGACGCTGGACGCCATCGAGGGGGTCCTGGTCGAGACCCACTCGCTGGCCGGCGGGCTCGGCCGGACGAGCTGGGACAGCCGGTTGGCCGCCCTGTTCTCGACGCCGTTCGTGGTGGCCGCCGCGCTGGTGCACGGCACCGTCGACCCCGCCGTCTCCGCCGACGACCAGCGCGACGACCCGCGCGTACGCGCACTGGCCGCCAAGGTGGTGCTGCGGGTGGCTCCGGACCTCGACGCCCGACTGCCCGACGAGCGTGCGGCCCGCGTCACCGTCCGCACCCTCGGCGGGCCACCCAAGGTGATTGAGGTGCCCAACCCGGTCGGCGACGCGGCCTACCACCCGATGACCGAGGGCGACGTGCTCGCGCTGCTCGGACGCCTGCTCGACCCCGACGCTGTCCGAGCCGTGCACGAGGTCGCCGCCGGCCTGGCTGGCACCACCGACGTCGGGCCCGACCTGCGCCGGCTAGCCGAAATCTAG
- a CDS encoding dihydroorotase, with protein sequence MKLLETLIKNVTVVRPDAGSPDGDRLDIGIAGGKVVRVEADIPADEAQTVVDGRGRLAYPGAVDAHQHWGIYNSLAEDTATESRASAQGGVTTGLTYMRTGQYYLNRGGSYAEFFPQVLAASEGRSFIDYGFHLAPMMKEHIDEIPSIIENFGVTSFKIFMFYGSHGLHGRSSDQSSFLMIPPNERYDLAHFEFVMRGVQAAREKLTEAAPHVSLSLHCETAEIMTAYTKLVEQDASLQGLAAYSASRPPHSEGLAVTIAAFLADETGLPNINLLHLSSRKALRAAMLMARTFPHVDFRREVTLGHLLASVDSAHGLGGKVNPPLRPQEDVQALWEYVLDGSVDWVVSDHACCKDETKFGDPRDDIFAAKSGFGGAEYLLPGLVSEGRKRGLSHQRIAQLVAWNPARRYGLPGKGTIGVGFDADLCLVENTTWTVHAADSESTQEYTPFEGFELGARVTDTWVRGQRVLDAGNIVGTPSGRYVHRPYQG encoded by the coding sequence ATGAAACTGCTGGAAACCCTGATCAAGAACGTAACCGTGGTCCGGCCTGATGCCGGCTCGCCCGACGGCGACCGGCTCGACATCGGCATCGCCGGCGGCAAGGTGGTGCGGGTGGAGGCCGACATCCCGGCCGACGAGGCACAGACCGTCGTGGACGGGCGCGGCCGCCTCGCGTACCCGGGTGCGGTCGACGCCCACCAGCACTGGGGCATCTACAACTCGCTGGCCGAGGACACCGCCACCGAGAGCCGCGCCAGCGCCCAGGGCGGCGTGACGACCGGACTGACCTACATGCGCACGGGGCAGTACTACCTCAACCGGGGTGGCTCGTACGCCGAGTTCTTCCCCCAGGTGCTGGCAGCCTCGGAAGGGCGCTCGTTCATCGACTACGGATTCCACCTCGCGCCGATGATGAAGGAGCACATCGACGAGATCCCGTCGATCATCGAGAACTTCGGCGTCACCTCCTTCAAGATCTTCATGTTCTACGGCAGCCACGGGCTGCACGGGCGGTCCAGCGACCAGAGTTCGTTCCTGATGATCCCGCCGAACGAACGCTACGACCTCGCTCACTTCGAGTTCGTGATGCGCGGCGTGCAGGCGGCCCGGGAGAAGCTGACCGAGGCGGCGCCGCACGTGTCGCTGTCGCTGCACTGCGAGACCGCCGAGATCATGACCGCCTACACGAAGCTGGTCGAGCAGGACGCATCATTGCAGGGCCTGGCCGCCTACAGCGCGTCACGGCCGCCGCATTCGGAAGGGCTCGCGGTGACGATTGCGGCGTTCCTGGCCGACGAGACCGGGCTGCCCAACATCAACCTGCTGCACCTCTCCTCGCGCAAGGCCCTGCGGGCGGCGATGTTGATGGCGAGGACGTTCCCGCATGTCGACTTCCGCCGCGAGGTCACCCTCGGGCACCTGCTGGCCAGTGTGGACAGCGCGCACGGCCTTGGCGGCAAGGTGAACCCGCCGCTGCGCCCGCAGGAGGACGTGCAGGCGCTCTGGGAGTACGTGCTCGACGGCAGCGTCGACTGGGTGGTCAGTGACCACGCGTGCTGCAAGGACGAAACGAAGTTCGGCGACCCGCGCGACGACATCTTCGCCGCGAAGTCGGGCTTCGGCGGCGCCGAATACCTGCTGCCCGGCCTGGTCTCGGAAGGGCGCAAGCGCGGCCTGTCGCACCAGCGGATCGCGCAGTTGGTCGCCTGGAACCCGGCCCGCCGCTACGGCCTGCCCGGCAAGGGCACGATCGGGGTGGGCTTCGACGCCGACCTGTGCCTCGTGGAGAACACCACCTGGACCGTGCACGCTGCCGACTCCGAGTCGACCCAGGAGTACACGCCGTTCGAGGGCTTCGAACTCGGTGCCCGCGTCACCGACACCTGGGTTCGGGGGCAGCGCGTGCTCGACGCCGGCAACATCGTCGGCACCCCGAGCGGCCGCTACGTGCACCGTCCGTACCAGGGGTGA
- a CDS encoding FAD-dependent oxidoreductase yields the protein MTGPDLVVAGAGGGLVAALRAVQLGLDVLVVEASEHFRRGNNTSMSTAMIPGAGSRWQRAAGVDDSAELFAADVARKTKGQGDQRLARALGAVSAELVEWLADSVGLELSLVTDFHYPGHSVDRCHTVEGRHGSVLLDHLVQRLGRAGIDMLVPARLVDVVVDAGAVLAAVVERPDGTREEIPTRAVLLATNGYGADRSLVGEHLPEIARAVYHGSEMSRGDALRIGTELGAQSAFLDAYQGHAALSARSATLVGWATVMHGGFLLDTTGRRFGDETTGYSEYAAALAARPDAFGWLVLDRRIHDACLAFTDFRQSVESGALLDAADEAALSSVTGLPAEAVAVELAETAAVARGERADRFGRTFFEAPLEPPYLAARVVPALFHTQGGLVVDEHARVLRPGGVPIPGLYASGGAAAGISGQGAAGYLAGNGLLPALGLAYLAANHVARTTGENA from the coding sequence GTGACCGGACCCGACCTCGTAGTCGCCGGCGCCGGTGGAGGCCTGGTCGCCGCCCTGCGCGCCGTCCAGCTCGGCCTCGACGTGTTGGTGGTCGAGGCCAGCGAGCACTTCCGCCGAGGCAACAACACCTCGATGTCGACCGCGATGATCCCGGGCGCCGGCTCGCGGTGGCAGCGGGCCGCCGGCGTCGACGACTCGGCCGAGCTGTTCGCGGCGGACGTCGCGCGCAAGACCAAGGGGCAGGGCGACCAGAGGCTCGCCCGTGCGCTCGGCGCGGTGAGCGCCGAGCTGGTCGAGTGGCTGGCTGACAGCGTCGGGCTGGAGCTGTCGCTGGTGACCGACTTCCACTACCCGGGCCACTCGGTCGATCGCTGCCACACCGTGGAGGGCCGGCACGGCAGCGTGCTGCTCGACCACCTGGTCCAGCGGCTGGGCAGGGCCGGCATCGACATGCTGGTCCCGGCCCGACTCGTCGACGTGGTCGTCGACGCCGGCGCGGTTCTGGCCGCCGTGGTCGAGCGACCGGACGGCACACGCGAGGAAATCCCGACCCGGGCGGTGCTGCTGGCCACCAACGGCTACGGCGCCGACCGGTCCCTCGTCGGCGAGCACCTGCCGGAGATCGCCAGGGCGGTCTACCACGGCAGTGAGATGTCCCGCGGCGACGCGCTGCGGATCGGCACCGAGCTCGGCGCGCAGAGCGCCTTCCTCGACGCGTACCAGGGGCATGCGGCCCTTTCGGCCCGCTCCGCGACGCTGGTCGGCTGGGCGACCGTGATGCACGGCGGTTTCCTCCTGGACACCACCGGACGGCGGTTCGGTGACGAGACGACCGGCTATTCCGAGTACGCCGCCGCGCTCGCGGCCCGCCCGGACGCGTTCGGTTGGCTGGTACTGGACCGCCGGATCCACGACGCCTGCCTCGCGTTCACCGACTTCCGGCAGAGCGTGGAGTCGGGCGCGCTGCTGGACGCGGCCGACGAGGCCGCCCTGTCGTCGGTCACCGGGCTGCCGGCCGAGGCCGTGGCCGTGGAGCTCGCCGAGACGGCCGCGGTGGCTCGCGGCGAGCGTGCCGACCGGTTCGGCCGCACCTTCTTCGAAGCACCACTGGAGCCGCCGTACCTCGCCGCCCGGGTGGTGCCAGCACTCTTTCACACCCAGGGCGGCCTGGTGGTCGACGAGCATGCCCGGGTGCTGCGCCCGGGCGGCGTGCCGATCCCCGGGCTCTACGCCTCGGGCGGTGCGGCGGCCGGCATCTCCGGCCAGGGCGCGGCCGGCTACCTGGCCGGCAACGGCCTCCTGCCCGCCCTCGGCCTCGCCTACCTCGCGGCGAACCACGTCGCTCGAACCACGGGAGAAAACGCATGA
- a CDS encoding ABC transporter ATP-binding protein, translating to MLTLEGVSAGYHGLQILHELDLRVEEGEIVAIVGANGAGKTTTLKTISGLVKPTAGTITFNGGRADGVRPSELVARGLLHVPEGRALFGPLSVEENLRMGGWTRGRKPLDEPLGEVFGLFPILAERRAQAAETLSGGQQQMLAIGRALMAGPRLLLLDEPSTGLSPKLTWTVLDAIKAIRDRGVSVLLVEQNAAHALNLADRAYVLESGSLVLEGPGPQLARDDRVRAAYLGL from the coding sequence ATGCTCACGCTTGAGGGGGTCAGCGCCGGCTACCACGGCCTGCAGATCCTGCACGAGCTCGACCTGCGGGTCGAGGAGGGCGAGATCGTGGCGATCGTCGGCGCCAACGGTGCCGGCAAGACCACCACGCTGAAGACCATTTCCGGGCTGGTCAAACCGACCGCGGGCACGATCACCTTCAACGGCGGACGGGCCGACGGCGTACGCCCGAGCGAGCTGGTCGCCCGTGGCCTGCTGCACGTGCCGGAGGGGCGGGCGCTGTTCGGGCCGCTCAGCGTCGAGGAGAACCTGCGGATGGGCGGCTGGACCCGTGGCCGCAAGCCGCTCGATGAGCCGTTGGGCGAGGTCTTCGGCCTGTTCCCGATCCTCGCCGAGCGGCGCGCCCAGGCCGCCGAGACGCTCAGTGGCGGGCAGCAGCAGATGCTCGCGATCGGCAGGGCGTTGATGGCCGGTCCACGGCTGTTGCTGCTCGACGAGCCGTCTACCGGCCTGTCGCCGAAGCTGACCTGGACCGTGCTCGACGCGATCAAGGCGATCCGCGACCGGGGCGTCTCGGTGCTGCTGGTCGAGCAGAACGCCGCGCACGCGCTCAACCTGGCCGACCGGGCGTACGTGCTGGAGAGCGGCAGCCTGGTCCTCGAAGGCCCGGGACCGCAGCTCGCCCGCGACGATCGGGTCCGAGCCGCCTACCTGGGGCTCTAA
- a CDS encoding aspartate/glutamate racemase family protein: protein MRIYAVTPIHVDAEELARRQARYAALSPPGVDVVLHDIGADAPRALDTDAQVRQSEALVTAALRGAPAGFDALLPDCVLDPGVADLAGILPVPVFGLLRLSLGWAVLSGRGCAAVARNKAIADEITARAGVYGWSDDLLGVEVLDLDVHAIADTSRWASTLGVAVGTLAAGGARSVINGCSAVDLSAGVSLPARVVDPTALALRLIGAGEVGA from the coding sequence GTGCGGATCTACGCGGTGACCCCGATCCATGTCGACGCCGAGGAACTGGCCCGCCGGCAGGCGCGCTATGCCGCGCTCTCGCCGCCGGGCGTCGACGTCGTACTGCACGACATCGGAGCGGACGCACCGCGTGCGCTGGACACCGACGCGCAGGTGCGGCAGAGCGAGGCGCTGGTCACCGCGGCGCTGCGCGGCGCGCCGGCCGGATTCGACGCGCTGCTGCCGGACTGCGTGCTTGACCCCGGTGTGGCGGACCTCGCCGGCATCCTGCCGGTGCCGGTCTTCGGACTGCTCCGTCTCAGCCTCGGATGGGCTGTGCTGAGCGGGCGCGGGTGCGCGGCGGTGGCCCGCAACAAGGCGATCGCCGACGAGATCACGGCCCGGGCCGGGGTTTACGGCTGGTCGGACGACCTCCTCGGCGTCGAGGTGCTCGACCTTGACGTGCACGCGATCGCCGACACCTCCCGCTGGGCCAGCACACTCGGCGTCGCCGTCGGCACGCTTGCCGCGGGCGGCGCGCGTTCGGTGATCAACGGCTGCTCGGCCGTCGACCTGTCGGCCGGCGTCAGCCTGCCAGCTCGTGTCGTGGACCCGACGGCCCTGGCGCTACGGCTCATCGGAGCCGGGGAGGTGGGCGCGTGA